The Streptomyces laurentii genome contains a region encoding:
- a CDS encoding hypothetical protein (identified by MetaGeneAnnotator; putative;~sequence version:1) produces the protein MFTMNTVPSQITMYSGDSDTGPARPGAAPRCTMADAHSPRARSGRPNDYATRAEYAATSPRLPLDRPRLPRTPLEAHVAGSPPSPARTAPGTSPWIRPRTG, from the coding sequence GTGTTCACGATGAACACCGTGCCCAGCCAGATCACCATGTACTCCGGCGACAGTGATACCGGCCCGGCCCGCCCCGGCGCCGCCCCTCGCTGCACCATGGCTGACGCCCACAGCCCGCGGGCCAGGAGCGGCCGGCCCAACGACTACGCCACCCGCGCCGAGTACGCCGCTACCTCGCCACGTCTACCGCTCGATCGTCCGCGGCTGCCCCGCACGCCCCTGGAGGCGCATGTCGCCGGTTCACCCCCTTCCCCCGCCCGGACGGCACCTGGGACCTCGCCCTGGATACGGCCCCGCACCGGCTGA